From the Balneolales bacterium ANBcel1 genome, the window GATCGCTGATCTTTTGAGTAATAAGTAAGTTTGCTAAATGAAATGAATCGCTTCTTCTCTTCTTCAACACCTGAGCCGCTACTCGGATTTGAACCGAGGACCCCTTCCTTACCATGGAAGTGCTCTACCTCTGAGCTATAGCGGCTTAACAACTGGAGCGGGCGACGGGACTCGAACCCGCAACATTCAGCTTGGAAGGCTGACACTCTACCAATTGAGTTACACCCGCATGGGTTGTGGGGAGGACAGGATTCGAACCTGTGAAGGCGTAAGCCAACAGATTTACAGTCTGCCCCGTTTGACCGCTTCGGTACCTCCCCGGGTTTCAGTAATCGAAAAGAACACTACACTAAAAGAGCCAGTGACCGGATTCGAACCGATGACCGACGGTTTACAAAACCGTTGCTCTACCAACTGAGCTACACTGGCATTAACAAAACAACTGACTAACCGGGCATGAAATTGTATCCTTGACGGTATCGCCAAACCCGAAAATCAGTTTATTTGATTCGATAGGCGCAGTTTCCCGTACATATCGAAAGACTGTTAAATTAGGGACTCTCGCACACCATGTCAACAAAACGGTGAAAAATATTTTTAATCGTTTTTTTCGTCTTCAAAAATCAGACATGTTGCCATGGCGCACATGGCTTCCTCCCTGCCAATAATCCCTACTTGTTCAGAGGTGGTTGCCTTGATAGAAACTTTATCAACAGCCATCGAGAGGTCTTCGGCTACATTTGCTCTCATCATTTCAATATGCGGGGCCAGTTTCGGCTTTTCCGCAACGACAGTGACATCCACATTTCCCGGCCGATGCCCTTTTTCGGCGAGGAGATCCGCAACCGATCTCAGCAGCACCCTGCTGTCGGCATCCTTGTACTGTGACGCGGTATCCGGGAAATGTGTCCCAATATCTCCCAAGGCAGCCGCCCCGAGCAGGGCATCGATAATAGCATGCAGCAACACGTCGGCATCGGAATGACCGTCCAGCCCCTTGTCATGGGGTATCGTCACCCCACCGAGAACAAGCTTTCGGCCTTTGGCCAGCCTGTGAAGATCATATCCATAACCCACGCGTATCATACGGCCGAATGTGACTGAACCCATTTCTCTGCAAAAAAGAGATCGGATGGGTAGGTAATCTTGATATTCTCCTGGGATCCCCGGACCATATATACCGGATACCCCGCAAACTCTGCAAGTGACGCGTCATCGGTAGCTTTAAAGCCGCTTTTTTCGGCTTTTTTGTAGGCATCTACCAGAATGTCCTTGCGAAAAACCTGGGGTGTCTGAGCCAGCCAGACCGACTTTCGTTCCGGTGTGGAAACCACCTGCCCGTCCCTGACCACTTTCACCGTATCGCTGGCGGGTATTCCAAGAATAGCCGCTCCGTTCGAAAGCGCAAGTCTGATCGCCTCCCGAACCGCATTAAGTGGAAAGCAGGGGCGCACGGCATCATGAATCAGAACTACATCGGCACTGGATCCCATCAGATGAAGCAATCCGTTTTTTACAGAATCCATGCGTTCATCACCGCCATGGATGACATCCAATATGACATCCTTTTCTCTGCCGGCTTCCCGCAAACACTGCGAGGCGATATTCCGGGTAGTCTGAATCAATTCCGGTGAGGTCGGGATTACAAGGTACCGGACAGTTTCCAGCATCATAAGCCGGTGCACAGTATGAGCCAGAACAGGGCGGCCTCTGAGCGACAGCAATTGTTTTACCTGCCCGGAACCCATCCGGGTTCCACTTCCGGCCGCCGGAATTATGACCCCTGTCGTTGAATCCATGGGTTAAATAATTAACATCGCGTCCCCGAAGGAAAAGAAACGGTACTTTTTGGCTTCCGCTTCCTTGTACACCTCCATCAAAAAATCAAAATCGGCAAAAGCGGCCGCAAGCATCAGCATGGTTGATTCCGGCCGATGAAAGTTGGTGATCAACCCTTCCGTGATCTTGAAATCGTAGGGCGGATAGATGAACTTGTCGGTCCAGCCCATGGCCGGCTTTACATGACCGCTGGCGGTGGTGCTTGTCTCAATGGCCCTGACCGAAGAAATTCCACAGGCAACCACCTTGTTCTTCTTCGAGTTAAGCGCCTCGTTGATAACCCTTGAAGACTCTTCCGATATGTAGTAATTCTCTGAATCCATACGATGCTTGGTCAGGTCCTCCACCTCCACCTGACGAAACGTACCCCATCCGATATGGAGTGTAATCGGCGCCATGCGAACTCCTTTCTCCTGCAGCTTTTCGAGCAGCTCCGGAGTAAAATGCATCCCGGCCGTTGGTGCGGCCACCGCCCCTCGCTCCCGGGCAAACACCGTTTGATAACGCTCTTTATCCGCTTCTTCCGGCTTCCGCTTGATATAAGGAGGAAGCGGCATTTCACCCAGCTCGTCAAGAATGGAGTAGAGCTTCTCGTTGGGCTCATCAAAAAGAAACCGAATGGTGCGGCCGCGGGACGTGGTGTTGTCGACCACTTCGGCCACCAGGTCATCGCCGAAATAGAGCTTGTTGCCGATTCGGATTTTTCTGGCCGGCTCCACCAGCACATCCCACAATTTGTTTTCCGGCTGCAACTCGCGAAGCAGAAAAACCTCAATGGAAGCATCCGTTTTTTCCTTCTTGCCTTTCAGCCTGGCCGGAAAAACCTTCGTATTATTATATACCAGGCAATCACCCTTTTCGAAATATTTATGGATATCGGAAAAATTTTCATGCGTGACCGTTTTGGCCGCACGATCCAACACCATCAGCCTTGACGAATCGCGAGGCTCAACCGGGTGTGAAGGGATTTTGATTTTGTCCAGCTCATACCTGAAATCCGTTAATTTCATAATTCGGTTTGATTGATGAGGTTTTTCAAAAAAGTATTGTAGAACTGCGAAAAGTTCAGTAATATAAGCATTTTGGAGTCGTTTTACAAGCTTATTTTAGGAACGGAGGTGTGCCAGAGCGGTCGAATGGGGCGGTCTCGAAAACCGTTGTGCACGCAAGTGCACCGGGGGTTCGAATCCCTCCACCTCCGCTGCTTTTTTCTTGGCAGAGTATTATTCGGGACTGTTTCATAAAATCAGGCCTTCCCGCTGTCGTTTTTTTCTCTATTTTATCATATCAAGGCCTTGACATAATTTGAGCGTTTTCGTTACGTTGAGAAGTAACAAACGGAGTCATATACAGAACACTCACACCGAACATTCCCGGGAGTTGTATGAAAATTTCAACGGTTGTCAGTTTACTTCTTCTGATTATCTGCGCGCCGCTCCAGGAGGGGATGGCTCAGTTCCGCTCTGATAACAATTCCGAGTTCGACCGGACAGGACACATTCTGCGCAGCGACAACCCGGATGCCGGAAGCGGCCTTTTCGGATTGCAGGATTTCCAAATGGACCATTCATATGAAATGACCATGGGATCTTTTGGCGGCAACATGTACAACCAGAACATGTATACCAATACCATGCACCTGCTGTTTAATGAGAACCTCTACGGCCGGGTCGACCTCTCCGTTGCTCACTCCCCGTTCGGGAACAACTTCATGGGTCAGGACAACCAGGCCCAGTTTTTTATCCGCAATGCGGAGCTGAACTACCGGTTTAGTGACAATGCGCGCATCCAGCTCCGGTTTCAGCAACTGCCTGCCGGGTATGGATACGGCCGGGGATTTGGCTACGGCGGGCCGGCATACCACCGAAGCCCGTTTTACCACAACCCGTATTCCCGATGGTAACACCCCGGGAAATCGTCCGATCGCAATCTCCAGCGGTCACGCCCAAGCTATCTACAGTTATTTGAATGACGCATAACAAGAGCTCTACTTTCCTGGTTCATGCCTCTCTGGGCTTTCTGAGTATCCTTTTGCTCATCCTCCTGGCCGCCCTCTTCACACGCATCATTTATCCGCGCATAATTGCCGAACGCAGTGAAACCGGTACGCTGCTGAGCGAGGTTATTCAGATTGAAGTAGTCAACGGGTGTGGCGTCCCCGGCCTGGCCACCCGATTTACCAGCATATTGCGTCAAAACGGCTTCGACGTCGTACAGTCGGGAAATTTTGACACCTTCGACATCAGGGAATCCCTGGTAATCGACCGAAACGGAAATATGGAAAACGCCCGCAGGGT encodes:
- a CDS encoding LytR C-terminal domain-containing protein, whose protein sequence is MTHNKSSTFLVHASLGFLSILLLILLAALFTRIIYPRIIAERSETGTLLSEVIQIEVVNGCGVPGLATRFTSILRQNGFDVVQSGNFDTFDIRESLVIDRNGNMENARRVARALGIPDDRILREISSDFYLDATVVIGADYESLKQ
- the ispD gene encoding 2-C-methyl-D-erythritol 4-phosphate cytidylyltransferase, producing the protein MDSTTGVIIPAAGSGTRMGSGQVKQLLSLRGRPVLAHTVHRLMMLETVRYLVIPTSPELIQTTRNIASQCLREAGREKDVILDVIHGGDERMDSVKNGLLHLMGSSADVVLIHDAVRPCFPLNAVREAIRLALSNGAAILGIPASDTVKVVRDGQVVSTPERKSVWLAQTPQVFRKDILVDAYKKAEKSGFKATDDASLAEFAGYPVYMVRGSQENIKITYPSDLFFAEKWVQSHSAV
- the ispF gene encoding 2-C-methyl-D-erythritol 2,4-cyclodiphosphate synthase, producing the protein MIRVGYGYDLHRLAKGRKLVLGGVTIPHDKGLDGHSDADVLLHAIIDALLGAAALGDIGTHFPDTASQYKDADSRVLLRSVADLLAEKGHRPGNVDVTVVAEKPKLAPHIEMMRANVAEDLSMAVDKVSIKATTSEQVGIIGREEAMCAMATCLIFEDEKND
- the queA gene encoding tRNA preQ1(34) S-adenosylmethionine ribosyltransferase-isomerase QueA, with the translated sequence MKLTDFRYELDKIKIPSHPVEPRDSSRLMVLDRAAKTVTHENFSDIHKYFEKGDCLVYNNTKVFPARLKGKKEKTDASIEVFLLRELQPENKLWDVLVEPARKIRIGNKLYFGDDLVAEVVDNTTSRGRTIRFLFDEPNEKLYSILDELGEMPLPPYIKRKPEEADKERYQTVFARERGAVAAPTAGMHFTPELLEKLQEKGVRMAPITLHIGWGTFRQVEVEDLTKHRMDSENYYISEESSRVINEALNSKKNKVVACGISSVRAIETSTTASGHVKPAMGWTDKFIYPPYDFKITEGLITNFHRPESTMLMLAAAFADFDFLMEVYKEAEAKKYRFFSFGDAMLII